Below is a genomic region from Chitinophagales bacterium.
ACTAAACCAGAAAATCCAGGTGAAAAGGAAATCAAGCCGGCACATGATTAAAGTATGCTGATTTGCCTCTTTTTCTATGATTTCCATTTTGCAATTCAATCTGTCAAATACCTTGAGCTCAAGACTTTATATCGATAAAAAGGTACAGCAGCAGCTGCTAAAACTGTTTGATCTGTAAATTTGGGTGACCCATGAGGAAATCAGGTGATGCACTTTGATGGAGGCATTGCCTGAAGCATCCGGCACGGTCATAATTTTTTTTCAAATTAGGAAATTTGATTTGGTAATTTTGATTGACGCAAATGTCTGTTAATGATGTTACTCACCAGTAATGAATAATGTCAGCAATAGTCAGGTCTAAAAATTGTATTTCTTTTCATGCATTAAAAATCAACAATCAAAATGAAAGCAAATGTTATTTTTCTTTTCGCATGCCTGTTGAGCTTTAACTTGTTTGGCCAGAGCCAGGCGGAAACATTTATCAAAGAAGCACAGGGTTATCTTGCCCAAAAGGATTACAAACAGGCACAACTCAGCCTCCAGGATGCTATTAACGACCTCAATACTTTGATAGCGAAGGATATTGCGAAGTCGTTGCCGGAAGATGTTAATGGACTGAAAAAAGATGGAGATGCTGACATCAGTACCGGCGCTATGGGAATAATCGGCGGCGGGTTAACGATTTCGCAGAAGTATAAACATCCGTCGAACCGTGACAATAATGCAGAAGTGCAGATTCTTGCCAATTCACCTTTGCTGGCCAGCATGAACATGTACCTCAGCAATCCCAGCATGATGGGGCAGGATTATAAAAGTATCCGAATCGGTACGCAGCGGGCCATCCTGAAATCTGAAACGGATGATGTGTATGATGATGCCGGTAACAGTAAAAAAATCCGCTCGAGTGAAATTCAGATTCCGCTCAGCCAGACATTGATTACCATCAAGGCAGATGGCTTTGCCACTGAACAGGATGAGATTGCCTTTGCCACAAAGCTTGACCTCGCCAAATTGAAAACGGCATTGGGAGAATAAGTTATCAGGGACTGTAAAGCCAATGCCTGTCATTTAATTGTACAAAGTCCTGCTTGCAGCCAAAGCAATGCAAGGGGTTTGTATTCATTTCCTTTTCATCGGAAAGAAACAAACCCCTTGTTGCTTTTGGTCTTCGCCTAACGCAGTTGTAATTTGTAATCAGGACAGCTTCAATACAATACTGTCAACCGCATCAGCTCAACAATCCGCCGGGCGTTGCATACTATTGCTCCCAAAACCAAATCCTGTATTGCAATAGTGGTTGCAGCAATTCAGCAACTTACTTTTCTGCAGGAATACGGATAACATAATCACATGATATATGTCATGTTTCGTGGTGACCTCCATCATTTATCAACCTTCATTCCTGCAATAGTATTGCCTCGCTTTGAATCAACAGAACTTTGTTATGCAAACGGTTCTAAATAGTCTGTTCCTGATTCCTTTGCTTGTCAGCGGTTTGTTGTTGATCCTTCCGCTCCGCTTCACCTCGATGCTTGTTGTGTTCACCTCATTACTGCTTGCATTTTTTGCAGTGTACCTGTTTTTAAATGTGCGGGAACCTTATTTCTTCTCTGTGCCTGCGTTGTTTGATCAAATGGTGACTGCCGCCGATGTGCTGCTGTTACTGTATTTCGGGTGGATGGGCCTGCGCAGAAAGAGCCTGTGGGTGTTGCTGCTGAGCTTACTGCAGCTGGCCACACTGCTTTATCTCATCGGTATTTTACCTGCTGAAAACGCTGATCAGTTTATGATAGACCGGCTGAGCATCTTTATGTTTCTGCTGATCAATATTATCAGTGGCGTGATTGCGGTGTATTCAATCCGGTATATTGCCGGAGAGCATTGCAGTCCATTCAGAAAGAAATTTTTTCTCTCGGTGATGTGCTGGTTTATTGCAGTCATGAACCTGGCTGTTGCAGCCGATAACCTCGAATATTTCTTTTTGTTTTTTGAACTCACCACGCTGGCGTCTTTCCTGTTTATCGGATTCAGAAAGGATGAGGTGTCCGTCACCAATGCTTACACGGCCTTGTGGATGAATCAGGTGGGAGGACTGGCGATCCTGGCATCGGTCTTTTTCATGACCCGAAATGCGATAGGTGCCGTCACCTTCACCAATCTGCTGGCCCATGCTGCGGACGATGACATCATGCTGCCCGTTGCCCTCTTAACGGTTGCGGCGCTGGTGAAAGGCGCACAGATGCCTTTCAGCAAATGGTTGCTCGGTGCCATGGTGGCACCTACTCCCGTAAGTGCTTTGCTGCATTCCAGCACCATGGTAAAGATTGCACCGTTCATGTTACTCAGGCTTTCGCCGGTATTAAGAGACACGCCGGTTGCGATGGTTGTTATGGCACTGACAGCATTCGTATTTGTGGCAGCCGGCATTGAAGCGCTCTCGCAGGATAACTTCAAAAGAATACTGGCGCATTCCACCATCGCCTTACTTGCCTTGATGATGATGATGGCTGCCGTCGGTTCACCGGTTACCATCATAGCCGCATTAACACTCATGATGTTTCACGGTATCTCCAAGAGTATGTTGTTCCTGAATGCAGGCATCCTGGAAAGAGTATTTCACATCAGGCAGTCTTCAGACATGGACAAGCTGGCTGAATCAGGCCCGTTCACAGCACTGGTTATTACCATCGGTTTTATGTCGTTGTTGTTGCCGCCGTTTGGCGCCTTCATGGGCAAATGGCTGAGTATTGAAACGCTGGGTGATTTTGCTTTAAACAGCGGCATATTCGGTGCTGTCATCATCGTGGCAGTGGCCAGTGGCGGCGCTGTATTGTCATTGCTTTATTTTAAAGTGATGGGTTTGTTGATTGCGCGCAGCGGTGAAAAGGATAAAATAAGGATCGAACATACAGGATTTATCTACAGCTCTACCACATGGTTCCTGCTGTTACTGACGATCATCAGTGCAGTATGCCTTCCACTGATTATGATGCATGGATTGGTACCGGCATCAGCACAAATTTCCGGGCAACCGGTTGTGGCTGTCTTTCATGGATGGAACCTGCAGCTGGGTAACATTACCTTACCGTTGCTGCCGCTGCTGCTGACCTTTTTGCTGTTGCCCGGCTCTGTTGCCGCTGCATTTTTTGTCCGGTTCCGTCATGCAGACAGGGTGAAGGAATACATGTGTGGCGAAGATGTAAACTATTCCTTCTCATCCTTCTATTTTACCACCGAAAAGGCTTCGGCATTCTTTTCCGTTACCGGTATAATGTTTTTTGTCGTGCTCATCATTGTTGCGCTGATGTAAAAATGCATTGTCATGAATGATCTATTGATCCGGTTTTTTCTTATCGCACTGGCACCGCTGATCGGCGGACTGATCAATGGACTGGAACGGATCATCAGGGCTCGCATGCAGCGGAGGGTAGGCCCGCCGTTGTTGCAACCCTTCTATGATTTTCTTAAGCTGGCAGGTAAAAGACAAATGATAGTGCATTCCGCGCATGCTTTTCTGGGTATCATGCATTTTATTTCTTTATGGATCGCTGTGGCCATCCTCCTGCTCGGTGGTGATTTGATCCTGGTGATATTCCTTCACCTCTTGTCAACGGCCTTACTGATTATGGCAGGCTTCAGCACACGATCTATCTTCAGTCATCTCGGTGCCAGCCGCATGGCAGTCAGTGTACTCGCATATGAACCGGTGCTGATTGTGATAGCCGTCACCGTTTTTATGCTGACAGGAAGTTTTACTGCTGCATCCGTTTACAGTTACCCGGAACCGCTGCTGTTTAAAATGCCGCTTGCCTTTATCGCACTGTTATTGATTCTGCCTGTTAAGCTGAAAAAATCTCCCTTTGATGTAGCCGAAGCGCACCAGGAAATCACCGGCGGTGTTGACATTGAATTTTCGGGGCTGTTCTATGAATCGGTGTTTACTGCCAAATGGCTTGACACTGTCTTCTGCTATACATTGGTTTATCTTTTTGCGGCGAATAATGTATGGTTGGGAATCACCCTGATTAGTTTCGTTTTCCTTTACCTCAATGCATTAGACAATTCAACAGCAAGAGTGAATTACCGGCAGATGCTTCGCTTCTCGCTGGCAGTGGCTTTCTCCATTGCTTTCATTAATTTAATCCTCGTTGTGATACCATGAAACTTGCTGCCTTCAGAAAAAAATCTCCATGGATCCTGCACTACAATGCCGGCGGATGCAATGGCTGTGATATTGAAATTCTTGCATGCCTTGCGCCTAAATACGATATAGAACGGTTTGGCGTCATCAATACCGGCAATCCCAAACAGTCGGATATACTGCTGGTGACCGGGCCCGTTACCAAACGGTCGCGCGAGCGGCTGGTGGAAATTTACGCGCAGATGCCGGAACCTAAAGTGGTGATCAGTTGCGGTGCCTGTGCCTGCACTGGTGGTGTGTTCAGAGGCATGTATAACTGCGAAGGCGGCGTAGATCAGTTCATTCCTGTGGATGTGTATGTATGTGGTTGCGGCACAAGACCTGAACAGATTATTGACGGCGTGGTGCAGGCGCTGGCCATTCTTGAGCAAAAAACAACAGCCATGGAATCATCTGTGCGATTGCGGAATCAACCGGTCATGGATGGCGCGCAGCTTAACAGGAGAAAGGTGGCTGGAAAAATCATGCAAACGGCTTAAGCCATGAAAAAAATTGTAACCACACTCGACACTGTAAAGACCGATATCCGGACATTTTACCAGCCGGAACTGCATCATTTTATGGTAATGAATGCCGTGGATCTTGGCGGGCAGCTTGAAGTGCAGTGGTTCTTCTGCGATTATGCTTTACCATGCGACATTACTGTTTTTTATGTCATCATTCCAGCGGATAGTACGATTCCAACAGTCCGTGACATCGTTGCCTCTGCATGGGTAGCGGAATCAGAGCTGGCAGATCTTATGAATATAAGGATTGAGCAGGTGCAGCAGGGATTTGTGCTGGAACCGGATAGTGAAAGCGGACCATTAAGAAAGAAAAAATAATTATGGGCAGGCAATATGAAATACCATTGGGTGCACAACATGTTTCGTTGCTGGAGCCCCTGCATTTTAAATTCACTACCGAGAATGAAAAGATCATTGCCACGGAAGCAAACCTGTTTTATGTACACCGTGGAATAGAGGCAGCCTGTTGTTCGAAATTCAAATTCAGGCAGGTAAGCTTTGTGGTAGGAAGAGTGTGTGGCTTGTGTTCCATCTCCCATTCAACGGCCTATGCACAGGTGGCCGAACAACTGGTAAAGATCGAGGTGCCGAAGCGTGCAAAATATCTCCGTATGCTGGTGATCGAACTCGATCGCATTCACTCTCACCTGCTGTGCCTGAGTCATGTGGCGGAGAATTCAGGCTACGAAGCACTGTTCATGAAGACAATGCAGTACCGTGAGTTTGCCATGGAATTGCTTGAAGCAGTTTGCGGCAACCGCATTCAATATGACTTTTCCATTGTGGGTGGTGTCTCCCGCGACCTGAAACCGGAGGTGGCACAAATCATCTTAAAGCGGCTGAATAACTTCCTCCCGCAACTGGATGAACTGTTGGATATCTATTCGAATAGCTGGACATTCTCACTGAAAAACAAGAATGCAGGAGCCATCACAAAGGCAGATGCCTTGCGGCTGAATGTGGTTGGCCCCTTCGCACGCGCTGCCGGCCTGGGTGTGGATGTGCGCAATGAAACGGAAGCGTTGTTGCCCTGGAAAGAAGTGGGATTTGAAATGGTAACGGAATCATCCGGCGATGCGTATGCAAGGAATATTGTAAGGCTTCGCGAAATATACATTTCAAAACGTATCATCGAAAACATCATCCGTGGCTTGCCGGAATCGGCGCTGGTAACGGAGACGAAAGCATTTCCTGACGGTGAAGCAGTCGTGCGGATTGAAGCACCGCGCGGCGAACTTTTTTATTACGCTAAAGGAAATAAGACACAGTTCCTGGAAAGACTGAAAATAAAAGCACCAACATTTTCCAATGTGGCAGCCATGGTGGAAGCTCTCAATGGAAATGAATACGGCAGTGCACCTGCCATCATCGCATCTTATGATCCCTGCCTGTCATGCACTGCAAGATGACCTGCTGCCCGACAAGCATCGTGAATGATTGAAAAGAACCTGGTAAATGAACACATTTTTTAAATCATTGATGAACATCTTCAGAAAGCCGGTAACCACCAGGTATCCTGCGGAGAAAACATTTATTCCTGATGATTACCGTGGCATGATTGGTTTTGATGAAAATCTCTGCATCTGGTGCCGCCGCTGCGAAATGGTTTGTCCGCCGGGCGCAATCGTATTTTCACAGGACCTGGAGGGAAAACAAACCTATCATTTTAACAGGGCCGTCTGCATCTATTGCGGAGAATGTGTGCGTGCCTGTCCGAAAGAAGGTGCCATATATCAAACCGGGCAGCCGGCAAAATGGGCTGTGAAAGAGGAGAACATCAATAACGGATGGAATGCCTTGTTTGATGAAGCCATTGAAAGCCGTGCCGCTTATGCAGCGGAAAAGAAAAGACGTGCTGCAACAAAGACTGCCGCACCAAAGGAAGAAAATGAAAGCAAGTCCACGGATTAATTTGAATTACGTAATTATGCTGAGGTCATTTTTTTACCGTGGTTTAATGCTTGATGCACAATACCCGCAGGGGAAGCATCAACTGTTTCCTTCCCTGCAAAATTTACAAAGCTTTTATGCATGAACTATCCATAGCAAACTCTGTTCTCTCCATTGCTGAAAAGGCAGCGCCGGCTGCGAATGACGGTACTGTTTCGGCTGTGAACCTGCAGATAGGTGCATTAAGCGGCATTGAAACAGATGCACTGACATTTGCCTTTTCAGTGATACGGGAGGATACGTTGCTAAAGCATGCGGTATTGAATATTGAAATTATTCCGGGCGAAGCAGCTTGCCTGCAATGCGCGTTGGTTTTTGCAATTGAGGGATACAGCAGTGCTTGCCCGCAATGCGGCAGTAATGCTATCCGGATTCAGAAAGGAAAGGAGTTGAAAGTGATCAGCCTTACGGTAGAGGAATAATTGCATCCGTATCGTGATATTACCGGTTACCAGATCTTTCCGAAATGAAGTGGTGAAAATCAGAAGCTATCTCAAAACAGGCAATCAATGCGGTCATGCCGGATTTATTTCGGCATCTGTCAATGAATGAAAGAGATACTGATCCCGATCAATCGAGACAGGATGACTCCAGGTATTTTGTGATAACTTCTAATTGCCGGTTAATGCTGCGGCGCCACTGACAATTTCCGTGAGCTCTGTAGTGATGGCAGCCTGCCGCGCGCGGTTGTATTTGATGCCAAGGTCTTTCAACAGCTCTTTTGCATTGTCTGTTGCCTTATCCATCGCCGTCATACGGGCACCGTGTTCAGAGGCATTGCTGTCGAGCAATACTTTAAAGAATTGTGTCTTCAGGATTTTCGGGATCAGTTCATTCACCAGTTCTTCCTGGTCAGGTTCAAATATGAAGTTAACCGATGATGTACCTTTTCCTTTTGTTGCTTTTGCCACCGGCAGAAAACGTTCCACCTGGAAAATCTGTGTAGCGGCATTCTTGAATTGAGAATAGACAATCTCAATCATATCATATTCATTGTTTTTAAACGCCGCCATGAGCCACTCAGCGGCCGCCGATGCATGTTCAAAGTCGAGCGTTGAAAACATCAGGGCATAATCTGAATTGATCTTGTAGGGCTGTTTCTTAAAGGCATCATTGGCTTTTTTACCTACCGGCAGCACCGTTATGCGACCGGCCTTTGCCTGCTCCGCATATTTTTCATGAATAGTCTGCAGTGCCAGCTTGATCGTGGATGAATTAAATCCGCCTGCAAGCCCCCGATCCGATGTCACCACCACCAGTAAAACATTTTTGATCTCGCGTTCCTGTGCCATGGCAATCATCACACCCGGATCAGAGGCGATGTTACTCATCAGCTCCTGGAGCTTGTTGGCATAGGGGCGCATCTGAATGATGCGGTCCGTTGCCTTACGCAGTTTGGCAGCACTCACCATCTTCATGGCTTTGGTGATCTGCTGCGTATTCTGTACGCTTTTGATCCGGTTCCTGACTTCTTTAAGCTGACCTGACATTTGTTAAATGGTTGACTGCCGGAAAATGAATTTCCTTTCGCGGGTTATTTTGCTTTTATGGTACCGGGTTTGTTTTCGATATAGGCCACTTCCACATCCTTCGCTGCCTTCTTGATGGTGGCAATGCTGGTATCGCTCAGGTTTCCTTTGCGGAAATCCTCCAGCACTTCTTTATGATGTGATTCGAGCAGCGCGAGGAAGGCTTCTTCAAATTCTTTCACACGCTTCACCGGAATATTGCCGAGCAGGCCTTGTGTTCCGAGGTAGATGATGGCAATTTGTTTTTCAACAGACATCGGTGCGAACTGCTTTTGCTTCAGCACTTCCACGTTGCGGGCGCCTTTGTCAATAACCGCCTTGGTGGCGGCATCCAGGTCGCCTCCGAATTTGGAGAATGCTTCCAGCTCACGGTATTGCGCCTGATCCAGCTTCAGCGTACCGGCAATTTTTTTCATTGATTTAATCTGTGCATTACCACCCACACGGCTTACTGAAATACCTACGTTGATGGCAGGCCGCACACCGGAGTTGAAGAGGTTCGACTCGAGGAAGATCTGTCCGTCAGTGATAGAGATTACGTTGGTTGGAATATAGGCGGAAACGTCACCGGCCTGTGTCTCAATAATCGGCAATGCCGTAAGTGAGCCACCACCTTTTACCATGGAGCGGATTGATTCCGGCAGGTCATTCATGTCTTTTGCCACGTCATCCGACTCAATAATCTTAGCGGCACGTTCCAGCAAACGGGAATGCAGGTAGAAGATATCGCCCGGATATGCTTCGCGGCCCGGCGGACGGCGCAGCAACAGCGAAACTTCACGGTAGGCAACAGCCTGTTTACTTAAATCGTCGTAGATAATCAAAGCAGCCCTGCCCGTATCACGGAAATATTCACCGATACAACAGCCTGCAAACGGTGCATAGAACTGCAACGGTGCAGGATCTGAAGCGGATGCGGCAACGATTACTGTATAGGCGAGTGCGCCTCTTTCTTCGAGCACTTTCGCCACGTTGGCTACGGTGGAGGCCTTCTGCCCGATTCCTACATAGATGCAGTACACCGGTTCTCCGCGGTCATAAAACTCACGCTGATTGATAATGGTATCAATAGCAATGGCCGTTTTACCGGTCTGCCGGTCGCCGATGATAAGCTCACGCTGTCCGCGGCCAATCGGTATCATGGCGTCAATAGCTTTCAAACCTGTCTGCAGTGGTTCCTTCACCGGCTGCCGGAACAAAACGCCCGGTGCTTTTCTTTCAATCGGCATTTCATACAGCGTGCCCTCAATAGGTCCCTTGCCGTCCAGCGGATCGCCCAGGGTATTTACCACGCGGCCCACCATCCCCTCACCAACACCGATGGAAGCGATTTTTCCCGTACGGCGAACCGTATCGCCTTCTTTGATTGTTTCACCGCTTCCCATCAATACGATACCTACATTGTCTTCTTCCAGGTTCAATACAATGGCGCGGGTACCTTCTTCAAACTGCACCAACTCACCTGCCTGCACGTTGGTAAGTCCGTACACGCGGGCAATACCGTCGCCGATCTGCAATACAGTACCCACTTCTTCCAGCTGTGCGGAAGTATTAAAACCGCTCAGTTGTTCACGAAGAATGGCGGAGATTTCTTCCGGTCTGATGTCTGTCATAATGCTTTAAAATTTATTATCGTTAATACTTCATTTCGTAAAGGTTACTGATGAACTCCTGCTTGATGAAATGCAGGTCGTGGCGGATGCTCGCATCAAACTTATTATCATTTAACTCGAGGATGAATCCGCCGATGATTTCCGGGTCGATCTTCACATGCAACTGCAGTGTCTTATCGTGGAACCTCGGCAATGCTGAAACCCGGTTGAATATATCATCATGCAGTGCAGGGCTGAGTTCAATGGCGGAGGTGAGTTTAACCACCACGATACCCTTAATGATATTGTATTGCTTGTCGAATGCTTCGCCGATATCCCGCAAAACGAATTCACGGTTTTTCTTGAACAACAGGTAGAAAAAATCTTCCGTGATCTTGCTCACCCTGCCGTGGAATACGGCGGAGAAAACTTTTGCTTTCCGGTCTCCGCTGATCACCGGCGACGAGATGGTCGCATTCAATTCAGGAGTGGAGGTGGCACGCAGCAGGTCGACATCCTTTTTTACGAGGTCGAGCTGATTACCTTCCAGGGCATAATCAACCAGGGCTTTGGCGTATCGGAATGCTACTCGTGGGTTACGCATAGACAGGTTAATTATTCTGTGGGGAAGTTAAGTCATTGGCAAGGCGGCTCACATAGGCTTCCTGTTCACTCTTATTACTCAGCTCGCGGCGCAGCACTTTCTCTGCAACATCCACCACCATATTGCCAATCTGATTCTTCACATCAATGATGGCCTCTTTGCGGCGGTTTTCAATGTCGCGGCGGGTTTCCTCCATGATTTTGGCGGCTTCCTCCTTCGCTTTTTCCCTTGCTTCGCCGATAATCTGCTCCTTCACCTCCTTGGCCTCTTTCAGAATCTGAATACGTTCCTGTTTTGCCTGTTGCAGCATGGCTTCATGTTCGCTTTTCATGCCGAGCATTTCCTGCTTGGTACGCTCCGCCGTTTTCAAGGCATCATCTATCGTGTGTTCACGGTCGTCGAGAGCTTGCAGGATCGGTTTCCACGCATATTTTTTAAGGATGAAAAGTACGAGCAGGAAAATGACTGCTGTCCAGAAGATCAGTCCCAGGGAAGGTTGTAAGAGTTGCATGTGTATGCTGTTTCTGTTTGTG
It encodes:
- a CDS encoding NADH-quinone oxidoreductase subunit H — protein: MNDLLIRFFLIALAPLIGGLINGLERIIRARMQRRVGPPLLQPFYDFLKLAGKRQMIVHSAHAFLGIMHFISLWIAVAILLLGGDLILVIFLHLLSTALLIMAGFSTRSIFSHLGASRMAVSVLAYEPVLIVIAVTVFMLTGSFTAASVYSYPEPLLFKMPLAFIALLLILPVKLKKSPFDVAEAHQEITGGVDIEFSGLFYESVFTAKWLDTVFCYTLVYLFAANNVWLGITLISFVFLYLNALDNSTARVNYRQMLRFSLAVAFSIAFINLILVVIP
- a CDS encoding NADH-quinone oxidoreductase subunit C, with amino-acid sequence MKKIVTTLDTVKTDIRTFYQPELHHFMVMNAVDLGGQLEVQWFFCDYALPCDITVFYVIIPADSTIPTVRDIVASAWVAESELADLMNIRIEQVQQGFVLEPDSESGPLRKKK
- a CDS encoding 4Fe-4S binding protein, with the translated sequence MNTFFKSLMNIFRKPVTTRYPAEKTFIPDDYRGMIGFDENLCIWCRRCEMVCPPGAIVFSQDLEGKQTYHFNRAVCIYCGECVRACPKEGAIYQTGQPAKWAVKEENINNGWNALFDEAIESRAAYAAEKKRRAATKTAAPKEENESKSTD
- the atpG gene encoding ATP synthase F1 subunit gamma; protein product: MSGQLKEVRNRIKSVQNTQQITKAMKMVSAAKLRKATDRIIQMRPYANKLQELMSNIASDPGVMIAMAQEREIKNVLLVVVTSDRGLAGGFNSSTIKLALQTIHEKYAEQAKAGRITVLPVGKKANDAFKKQPYKINSDYALMFSTLDFEHASAAAEWLMAAFKNNEYDMIEIVYSQFKNAATQIFQVERFLPVAKATKGKGTSSVNFIFEPDQEELVNELIPKILKTQFFKVLLDSNASEHGARMTAMDKATDNAKELLKDLGIKYNRARQAAITTELTEIVSGAAALTGN
- a CDS encoding nickel-dependent hydrogenase large subunit codes for the protein MGRQYEIPLGAQHVSLLEPLHFKFTTENEKIIATEANLFYVHRGIEAACCSKFKFRQVSFVVGRVCGLCSISHSTAYAQVAEQLVKIEVPKRAKYLRMLVIELDRIHSHLLCLSHVAENSGYEALFMKTMQYREFAMELLEAVCGNRIQYDFSIVGGVSRDLKPEVAQIILKRLNNFLPQLDELLDIYSNSWTFSLKNKNAGAITKADALRLNVVGPFARAAGLGVDVRNETEALLPWKEVGFEMVTESSGDAYARNIVRLREIYISKRIIENIIRGLPESALVTETKAFPDGEAVVRIEAPRGELFYYAKGNKTQFLERLKIKAPTFSNVAAMVEALNGNEYGSAPAIIASYDPCLSCTAR
- the atpA gene encoding F0F1 ATP synthase subunit alpha — encoded protein: MTDIRPEEISAILREQLSGFNTSAQLEEVGTVLQIGDGIARVYGLTNVQAGELVQFEEGTRAIVLNLEEDNVGIVLMGSGETIKEGDTVRRTGKIASIGVGEGMVGRVVNTLGDPLDGKGPIEGTLYEMPIERKAPGVLFRQPVKEPLQTGLKAIDAMIPIGRGQRELIIGDRQTGKTAIAIDTIINQREFYDRGEPVYCIYVGIGQKASTVANVAKVLEERGALAYTVIVAASASDPAPLQFYAPFAGCCIGEYFRDTGRAALIIYDDLSKQAVAYREVSLLLRRPPGREAYPGDIFYLHSRLLERAAKIIESDDVAKDMNDLPESIRSMVKGGGSLTALPIIETQAGDVSAYIPTNVISITDGQIFLESNLFNSGVRPAINVGISVSRVGGNAQIKSMKKIAGTLKLDQAQYRELEAFSKFGGDLDAATKAVIDKGARNVEVLKQKQFAPMSVEKQIAIIYLGTQGLLGNIPVKRVKEFEEAFLALLESHHKEVLEDFRKGNLSDTSIATIKKAAKDVEVAYIENKPGTIKAK
- the hypA gene encoding hydrogenase maturation nickel metallochaperone HypA translates to MHELSIANSVLSIAEKAAPAANDGTVSAVNLQIGALSGIETDALTFAFSVIREDTLLKHAVLNIEIIPGEAACLQCALVFAIEGYSSACPQCGSNAIRIQKGKELKVISLTVEE
- the atpF gene encoding F0F1 ATP synthase subunit B, which encodes MQLLQPSLGLIFWTAVIFLLVLFILKKYAWKPILQALDDREHTIDDALKTAERTKQEMLGMKSEHEAMLQQAKQERIQILKEAKEVKEQIIGEAREKAKEEAAKIMEETRRDIENRRKEAIIDVKNQIGNMVVDVAEKVLRRELSNKSEQEAYVSRLANDLTSPQNN
- the atpH gene encoding ATP synthase F1 subunit delta, translating into MRNPRVAFRYAKALVDYALEGNQLDLVKKDVDLLRATSTPELNATISSPVISGDRKAKVFSAVFHGRVSKITEDFFYLLFKKNREFVLRDIGEAFDKQYNIIKGIVVVKLTSAIELSPALHDDIFNRVSALPRFHDKTLQLHVKIDPEIIGGFILELNDNKFDASIRHDLHFIKQEFISNLYEMKY
- a CDS encoding NADH-quinone oxidoreductase subunit B family protein, whose protein sequence is MKLAAFRKKSPWILHYNAGGCNGCDIEILACLAPKYDIERFGVINTGNPKQSDILLVTGPVTKRSRERLVEIYAQMPEPKVVISCGACACTGGVFRGMYNCEGGVDQFIPVDVYVCGCGTRPEQIIDGVVQALAILEQKTTAMESSVRLRNQPVMDGAQLNRRKVAGKIMQTA